From the Peromyscus leucopus breed LL Stock chromosome 8b, UCI_PerLeu_2.1, whole genome shotgun sequence genome, one window contains:
- the LOC114688558 gene encoding olfactory receptor-like protein I9 isoform X1 translates to MRSTRNQTVVSQFLLLGLPIPAEHQHLFYALFLAMYLTTVLGNLIIIILILLDSHLHTPMYLFLSNLSFSDLCFSSVIMPKCLQNMQSQDPSIPYAGCLTQMYFFVTFGVMESFLLVVMAYDRYVAICFPLHYNSIMSPKLCVSLVLLSWVLTTLHAMLHTLLMARVSFCEDNVIPHFFCDMSALLKLACSSTHNNELAIFILEGPIVVLPFLLIIVSYAKVVSFIFKVPSSQGIRKAFSTCGSHLTVVSLFYGPVIGLYLCPSANNSTVKETVISLMYTVVTPMLNPFIYSLRNRDVKGALERVVCKKQIPSFL, encoded by the exons atgagatctac AAGGAACCAAACTGttgtctcccagttcctcctccttgGCCTGCCGATCCCCGCAGAGCACCAGCACCTGTTCTATGCCCTGTTTCTGGCCATGTACCTCACCACTGTCCTGGGGAACCTCATCATCATTATCCTCATTCTACTGGactcccatctccacacacccatgtacttgtTTCTCAGCAACttgtccttctctgacctctgcttctcctctgtcATAATGCCCAAATGTCTACAGAACATGCAGAGCCAGGACCCATCCATCCCCTATGCAGGTTGTCTGACACAAATGTACTTTTTTGTGACTTTTGGAGTCATGGAGAGTTTCCTTCTTGTagtcatggcctatgaccgctatgtggccatctgcttcCCCCTTCACTACAACAGTATCATGAGTCCTAAGCTCTGTGTGAGTCTGGTGTTGCTGTCCTGGGTGCTGACCACACTTCATGCCATGCTGCACACCCTGCTCATGGCCAGAGTTTCTTTCTGTGAGGACAACGTGATTCCCCACTTTTTCTGTGATATGTCTGCTCTGCTGAAACTGGCTTGTTCTAGCACTCATAACAATGAATTGGCAATATTTATCTTGGAAGGCCCGATAGTTGTACTCCCTTTCCTTCTCATCATTGTTTCCTATGCAAAAGTTGTTTCCTTCATCTTCAAGGTCCCTTCTTCTCAAGGTATCCGTAAAGCCTTTTCTACCTGTGGCTCCCACCTGACTGTAGTGTCACTATTCTATGGGCCAGTCATTGGTCTCTACTTATGCCCTTCTGCTAATAACTCTACTGTGAAGGAGACTGTCATATCTTTGATGTACACAGTGGTGACTCCCATGCTGAACCCCTTCATCTATAGCCTGAGGAACAGAGACGTGAAGGGAGCCTTAGAAAGAGTAGTTTGCAAAAAACAAATTCCCTCATTCCTGTGA
- the LOC114688558 gene encoding olfactory receptor-like protein I9 isoform X2: MTRRNQTVVSQFLLLGLPIPAEHQHLFYALFLAMYLTTVLGNLIIIILILLDSHLHTPMYLFLSNLSFSDLCFSSVIMPKCLQNMQSQDPSIPYAGCLTQMYFFVTFGVMESFLLVVMAYDRYVAICFPLHYNSIMSPKLCVSLVLLSWVLTTLHAMLHTLLMARVSFCEDNVIPHFFCDMSALLKLACSSTHNNELAIFILEGPIVVLPFLLIIVSYAKVVSFIFKVPSSQGIRKAFSTCGSHLTVVSLFYGPVIGLYLCPSANNSTVKETVISLMYTVVTPMLNPFIYSLRNRDVKGALERVVCKKQIPSFL, encoded by the coding sequence ATGACTAGAAGGAACCAAACTGttgtctcccagttcctcctccttgGCCTGCCGATCCCCGCAGAGCACCAGCACCTGTTCTATGCCCTGTTTCTGGCCATGTACCTCACCACTGTCCTGGGGAACCTCATCATCATTATCCTCATTCTACTGGactcccatctccacacacccatgtacttgtTTCTCAGCAACttgtccttctctgacctctgcttctcctctgtcATAATGCCCAAATGTCTACAGAACATGCAGAGCCAGGACCCATCCATCCCCTATGCAGGTTGTCTGACACAAATGTACTTTTTTGTGACTTTTGGAGTCATGGAGAGTTTCCTTCTTGTagtcatggcctatgaccgctatgtggccatctgcttcCCCCTTCACTACAACAGTATCATGAGTCCTAAGCTCTGTGTGAGTCTGGTGTTGCTGTCCTGGGTGCTGACCACACTTCATGCCATGCTGCACACCCTGCTCATGGCCAGAGTTTCTTTCTGTGAGGACAACGTGATTCCCCACTTTTTCTGTGATATGTCTGCTCTGCTGAAACTGGCTTGTTCTAGCACTCATAACAATGAATTGGCAATATTTATCTTGGAAGGCCCGATAGTTGTACTCCCTTTCCTTCTCATCATTGTTTCCTATGCAAAAGTTGTTTCCTTCATCTTCAAGGTCCCTTCTTCTCAAGGTATCCGTAAAGCCTTTTCTACCTGTGGCTCCCACCTGACTGTAGTGTCACTATTCTATGGGCCAGTCATTGGTCTCTACTTATGCCCTTCTGCTAATAACTCTACTGTGAAGGAGACTGTCATATCTTTGATGTACACAGTGGTGACTCCCATGCTGAACCCCTTCATCTATAGCCTGAGGAACAGAGACGTGAAGGGAGCCTTAGAAAGAGTAGTTTGCAAAAAACAAATTCCCTCATTCCTGTGA